From a single Miscanthus floridulus cultivar M001 chromosome 8, ASM1932011v1, whole genome shotgun sequence genomic region:
- the LOC136471702 gene encoding uncharacterized protein isoform X2, with amino-acid sequence MLPLARDVIPYGAASASISLSTINVLGKGYMSRVRDRKQQRRMAILGRKSTARETVVPDPDYRLPIAILGIASGFAYADNLVAAAPVGLLGLLLLFQTTRVRFVFDNEALEVKVGDQLQESGENVFVGGKNRWKYSTFVNWELWWPQFPILVYFKETQTKPEGQVHFFPVIFNGRQLYDAMVERAGPSKTSGPK; translated from the exons ATGCTCCCTTTGG CTAGAGATGTGATTCCGTACGGAGCTGCTTCGGCTAGTATATCACTGAGCACTATAAATGTGCTAGGCAAGGGCTACATGAGTAGGGTTCGTGACCGGAAGCAACAGCGACGAATGGCAATA CTTGGAAGGAAGTCAACGGCCAGAGAAACAGTTGTCCCGGACCCTGACTATAGGTTACCAATTGCTATACTTG GGATTGCTAGTGGTTTTGCATATGCAGACAATCTTGTAGCTGCTGCACCTGTAGGACTGCTGGGGCTTCTTCTTTTGTTCCAG ACTACAAGAGTGAGGTTCGTCTTTGATAATGAGGCCCTG GAGGTGAAAGTTGGAGACCAGCTGCAGGAGTCAGGTGAAAATGTATTTGTCGGCGGCAAGAACCGTTGGAA GTATTCGACGTTTGTAAATTGGGAACTATGGTGGCCACAATTTCCTATCTTGGTTTACTTCAAGGAGACCCAAACAAAGCCCGAAGGACAAGTCCACTTCTTCCCTGTGATATTC AATGGCCGACAGTTATACGATGCAATGGTGGAGCGTGCCGGACCCTCGAAGACGAGTGGGCCTAAATAG
- the LOC136471702 gene encoding uncharacterized protein isoform X1 yields MATTLSLSSPLLGAPARARDVIPYGAASASISLSTINVLGKGYMSRVRDRKQQRRMAILGRKSTARETVVPDPDYRLPIAILGIASGFAYADNLVAAAPVGLLGLLLLFQTTRVRFVFDNEALEVKVGDQLQESGENVFVGGKNRWKYSTFVNWELWWPQFPILVYFKETQTKPEGQVHFFPVIFNGRQLYDAMVERAGPSKTSGPK; encoded by the exons ATGGCTACCACTCTTTCGTTATCCTCTCCCCTCCTCGGAGCTCCGGCCAGAG CTAGAGATGTGATTCCGTACGGAGCTGCTTCGGCTAGTATATCACTGAGCACTATAAATGTGCTAGGCAAGGGCTACATGAGTAGGGTTCGTGACCGGAAGCAACAGCGACGAATGGCAATA CTTGGAAGGAAGTCAACGGCCAGAGAAACAGTTGTCCCGGACCCTGACTATAGGTTACCAATTGCTATACTTG GGATTGCTAGTGGTTTTGCATATGCAGACAATCTTGTAGCTGCTGCACCTGTAGGACTGCTGGGGCTTCTTCTTTTGTTCCAG ACTACAAGAGTGAGGTTCGTCTTTGATAATGAGGCCCTG GAGGTGAAAGTTGGAGACCAGCTGCAGGAGTCAGGTGAAAATGTATTTGTCGGCGGCAAGAACCGTTGGAA GTATTCGACGTTTGTAAATTGGGAACTATGGTGGCCACAATTTCCTATCTTGGTTTACTTCAAGGAGACCCAAACAAAGCCCGAAGGACAAGTCCACTTCTTCCCTGTGATATTC AATGGCCGACAGTTATACGATGCAATGGTGGAGCGTGCCGGACCCTCGAAGACGAGTGGGCCTAAATAG
- the LOC136476212 gene encoding uncharacterized protein yields MLGGAALRLNGRALPPAVAAEVTLCRVSSGDAYAYTSAEPVAAVEGARFEVLAGEEVAAEGVFLRRRGGEGWRVECRRAPVSASASVCVAEVVVLTEGGVLMQEVERRTEERVARRGRTAAVSRRRGEAAPRWGKAGPRRLAGLGGRRSVSLLRPRLENGSFGCLSILLCATQSTKRVSRLGLPRCRPSKPLKFTMAYHVKARSGVQDMFGFTLSVPKRT; encoded by the coding sequence ATGCTCGGCGGTGCGGCGCTGAGGCTCAACGGCCGCGCGCTCCCGCCGGCCGTGGCCGCGGAGGTCACGCTCTGCCGGGTCTCCAGCGGGGACGCGTACGCGTACACGAGCGCCGAACCCGTCGCTGCCGTCGAGGGCGCGCGCTTCGAGGTGCTCGCCGGGGAGGAGGTCGCGGCGGAGGGCGTTTTCTTGCGGCGTCGCGGCGGCGAGGGGTGGCGCGTGGAGTGCCGCCGGGCGCCGGTCTCGGCCTCGGCGTCCGTGTGCGTGGCAGAGGTCGTGGTGCTCACGGAGGGCGGCGTGCTGATGCAGGAGGTGGAGAGGCGCACGGAGGAGCGCGTGGCCCGGCGAGGCAGGACCGCGGCGGTGAGTCGCCGGCGCGGCGAGGCGGCTCCGCGGTGGGGCAAGGCGGGTCCGCGGCGCTTGGCGGGGCTTGGTGGGCGCCGTTCTGTTTCTCTTTTGCGTCCTCGGTTGGAAAATGGGAGTTTTGGCTGCCTATCCATTCTACTGTGTGCAACCCAATCTACCAAACGCGTCTCACGTTTAGGTCTTCCTCGTTGTAGACCGTCTAAGCCACTGAAATTCACTATGGCATATCATGTCAAGGCGCGGAGTGGTGTTCAAGATATGTTTGGAtttactctctccgtcccaaaaagaaCGTAA